The genomic stretch TGATTGAAATCCAGAGTCTCATCTTCATATATATCCCACCATTTCTTCACCAGCATCTTGATGTCTTCTCTATCCATGTTATCTTCCTTCCCAGTATACCTCCATGGTTTAGACCCctgaaaaattaattaataccGTAAATATAAGCAACCAAATAAATAATTGTACAAATTATCTAGAAATAGATTATTGTGTATAATTTGAATTGAACACTCACAGCAGCACAGTAATGAACTACTTTAACTTTGTCAAGCTCAACATTTTCAGGATGACGCCACAACATGGCAAGAACAAGGTTGTAAACATTTGATATGGGCTTGTACTTATCCTTGAAGTAATTGTTCAAAAAGTCctgaaaattattaaatttcgaAAACATAAATCTCACGTTTTTCTCATGTAAGAAAAATTGAAAGCAAATGGAAATTAAATCGTACAAATAAGTACCTGCTCTGCAAAGGATGTAGGTTTTGTGACTTGAAGTGTTTTAAGAAGGTCATGATAGGTAACAAGATTTGGTTCATAAACGAACATGCCAGCATTGAAATAAAGTGGGGGCTTCGGACCAAAGTTCTTAGGCCATTGAACCTTATCAGGGCATTGCTGGCAATAACCGATCTTGTACTGGGAGGTGTGGCCCCAAGTTGGTTCACAAAAACAGTCCATCACAGCATAGAAGTAGTTATCCGGCAAGTCAAAGAGGTGGTCAATGTTCTCAAACACTTGAATGTCACCGTCCAGATATATCATCTTGCTATACTCCACAAACTGCAACATTTTATGCCATAAAAGTcagatataataataaaaagcaaaacaaaaagaataagAGAATAGAAGACAAGATGTACCTCCCAAATACGAAGCTTGGAGTAGTTGATGACATAATAGGCCATAGCAAACTGTGTCTGGTTCTCAGGTGGATACACAGGCTCAATCTCCCTAACAATGCACCCTTGAGATATCAGAATCTTTCTGTGCTCTTCAGGAACATCGGGTAGCACTGCAACAACAAGAGGGTACattgttttcgtttttctcaGACCCTTTGCCAACCCTACAACACCTTTCACATAGTCACCGTTCCCGGCAAGGAACGTCACAAAAGCACGGTTACCAGCGGTGCGGCCATTGACCACGGTGGCTTTGGGTGCAGTGAGGGTAGTGATAGCAGGAGCcatgtttgtttgtgtttggtTTGAAAGAAAATGAAGGCTTTTCTTTATACAAGAAgtatttgatttgttgttgttggtTTTGATGCTGAGGGAAATGAGAAGGGTGGGTGGGTTATATAGATCCTTCTGAGGGTAATAAGGTCATTATATGCCCGGAAATTAATCCAACGGTTAAAGACGGAGATTTGGGGATCACAAGGTATGATAGCCGTTAATTGATTGAGATAATTCGAGAATTAAagaattaattagtaattatgTAATAGTTAATCTTATCCCTTTGGCTGGGGCATAAACATACGAGAATTCTAGATATCCGCGGGGTACTCATTCAATGTAGGAATAATAAAATCTTGATAATGATGGtcaaaataaaatcaatcaataataataaaataaaagaatccACATTAATTGGGAATTAACTACGATGCCGCCTGTAGGGGAATTTCCATGTTTTACGGGCAAAAATCTCAGCAATCAGCATGCATATATATGTCTCCGCCAAGAGGAAGGAAATGCCTCTTTTTTTTAGGAGATAAAAATGTTTGATTGCCTGTTTCAGTTTTTTACTTTTTTCGCCTTCGGTGATGTTTGTATGAAAATCTAAGGAGCTAACTATGGTATAAGTTAATTCagttaattcttttttatttttaattttaaaattttataaaataaaaatagtagggagttattttattttgtctatataattagtatattttttagttagttGGTTATAACTGTTTATACTCTAAATAAATTCTCTATAAAATCTtgtctaaaataataataaaatacaatGATTTGTGTTTTTAATGGTTagtcatttattattattttttatataaagacaATATAACGTGATTCATAAATAAAAGTTAAGGATGTCTAATTTGATACAAAATTTATT from Arachis stenosperma cultivar V10309 chromosome 9, arast.V10309.gnm1.PFL2, whole genome shotgun sequence encodes the following:
- the LOC130951796 gene encoding galactinol synthase 2-like, with protein sequence MAPAITTLTAPKATVVNGRTAGNRAFVTFLAGNGDYVKGVVGLAKGLRKTKTMYPLVVAVLPDVPEEHRKILISQGCIVREIEPVYPPENQTQFAMAYYVINYSKLRIWEFVEYSKMIYLDGDIQVFENIDHLFDLPDNYFYAVMDCFCEPTWGHTSQYKIGYCQQCPDKVQWPKNFGPKPPLYFNAGMFVYEPNLVTYHDLLKTLQVTKPTSFAEQDFLNNYFKDKYKPISNVYNLVLAMLWRHPENVELDKVKVVHYCAAGSKPWRYTGKEDNMDREDIKMLVKKWWDIYEDETLDFNHPVNSERFKMAILESGSEIKFVPAPSAA